The following proteins are co-located in the Pirellulales bacterium genome:
- the infA gene encoding translation initiation factor IF-1 produces the protein MAKQKEEALEVEGVVTQALANTRFRVEIEGGHTVTAHVAGRMRKYFIRIVPGDKVRVELSPYDLTKGRITFRER, from the coding sequence ATGGCTAAACAAAAGGAAGAAGCCCTCGAAGTCGAGGGAGTCGTCACCCAAGCCCTGGCAAACACCCGATTTCGCGTGGAAATCGAGGGGGGGCACACCGTGACCGCCCACGTGGCCGGTCGCATGCGCAAGTACTTCATCCGCATCGTCCCCGGCGACAAGGTGCGGGTCGAATTGTCGCCCTATGATCTGACCAAAGGTCGGATCACGTTCCGCGAGCGGTAG